From Armatimonadota bacterium, the proteins below share one genomic window:
- a CDS encoding glucose-6-phosphate isomerase encodes MENIITVDVGHLINAKDISNFLSESEIRNLAKNNASAFEEVRASLQDYSLPISRAWTSGSTIQETKLVAQELKEKYQNVLLIGIGGSTLGFRSTLQFLKGPFYNLFGSPRMFVLDNVDAVLAEQLADLLDFRKTALVYISKSGSTPEPAANFLYFYKKYKDAGGNPSDIAIICDKKNNGINHIAQELRCHLLHIPGDLPGRYSVLSPAGLLPAELVGIDSDGLVKGATKIHEAIVGKYNNENAILMLGSALAALADKGKKIHVLFNYGNVLSEFGLWFEQLWAESLGKETSITGEVVHSGTTPFAALGATDQHSVLQLFKEGPNDKVYGFVTIDSWPASTKLTNEFPSEVEYAYFGGHTLSDLLKVEQLSTEMSLVKAGRPCYRLILRDISEPTIGGLFYFMETLTIFVAKLWHVNPFNQPGVEEGKNMTYALMGRADFAPKRQEYEKALETFMNQSYPLTL; translated from the coding sequence ATGGAAAACATAATAACTGTAGATGTTGGTCACTTAATCAATGCAAAAGACATTTCAAATTTCCTCTCCGAATCCGAAATACGTAACCTCGCCAAAAATAACGCTTCTGCCTTTGAAGAAGTACGGGCATCGCTGCAAGACTATTCCCTTCCAATCAGTCGAGCTTGGACCTCAGGCTCTACGATTCAAGAGACAAAACTGGTTGCCCAAGAATTAAAAGAGAAGTATCAGAACGTACTTCTGATAGGCATCGGCGGCTCAACCCTCGGATTCAGGTCAACGCTTCAATTCCTAAAAGGGCCTTTCTATAATCTCTTTGGCTCGCCTCGCATGTTCGTGCTCGACAATGTGGACGCCGTTTTGGCCGAACAGCTGGCTGATTTACTTGATTTCAGAAAGACCGCCTTGGTGTATATAAGTAAATCAGGCTCCACACCTGAACCAGCTGCGAATTTCTTGTATTTTTATAAAAAGTATAAGGATGCGGGCGGGAATCCCTCCGATATAGCCATCATTTGCGACAAAAAGAACAACGGAATCAATCACATAGCCCAGGAACTCAGGTGCCACCTATTGCATATTCCAGGTGATCTTCCCGGCAGATATAGTGTACTTTCACCAGCGGGCCTCCTACCCGCTGAACTCGTAGGCATCGACTCCGATGGCCTCGTAAAGGGTGCAACAAAAATACACGAGGCAATAGTTGGCAAATACAACAATGAAAATGCAATTCTAATGTTAGGGTCAGCCCTTGCGGCACTTGCAGACAAAGGTAAGAAAATCCATGTTTTATTTAACTACGGCAATGTGCTTTCGGAATTTGGGCTGTGGTTTGAACAACTTTGGGCAGAAAGCCTGGGCAAAGAGACTTCAATAACAGGGGAAGTTGTTCATTCAGGTACAACTCCTTTTGCGGCGCTTGGTGCAACAGACCAACATTCTGTACTCCAATTGTTCAAAGAGGGGCCGAACGACAAAGTCTACGGCTTCGTCACCATTGATTCATGGCCTGCCTCCACCAAACTGACAAATGAATTCCCTTCTGAAGTCGAGTATGCCTATTTCGGGGGCCACACGCTTAGCGATTTGCTCAAAGTAGAGCAGCTCTCAACCGAGATGAGCCTTGTAAAAGCTGGACGGCCTTGCTACCGACTGATACTCCGCGACATCTCCGAACCAACCATTGGCGGCCTATTCTATTTCATGGAGACGCTAACCATATTCGTGGCAAAGCTCTGGCATGTCAATCCATTTAATCAACCGGGCGTAGAGGAAGGCAAAAACATGACCTATGCCCTTATGGGACGGGCGGACTTTGCACCAAAGCGGCAGGAATATGAAAAAGCGTTGGAAACATTCATGAATCAAAGTTACCCATTGACATTGTAG
- the pruA gene encoding L-glutamate gamma-semialdehyde dehydrogenase, with protein MKRPEFRNEAFQDFSNPETREKMQKAIAEVEKTFGREYDLVIGGKHVKAKDQFASHNPSNPDEVLGLFQLGTPEVGIKAIEAALKAFETWRFTSAEKRAEFCFRLADKLRQRRNMFAAWLILEVGKSWVEADADIAEAIDLVEFYGHEALRYGAPQPVTPYPGEVPSLRYIPLGVGVVIPPWNFPVAIMAGMTTAAFAAGNTVVLKPSSQAPGCATKFMEVLEELDLPPGVVNLVTGPGGKLGEALVAHPKTRFISFTGSKEVGLRINELAARHQPGQIWIKRVVAEMGGKNAIIVDSEANLASAIEGVTVSAYGYQGQKCSACSRAIVLKEVYDDFVDGLVERVKKITVGDVRNPDNYMGPVISLDAMSTILDYIEIGNREGKLILGGKKIEELPGYFIEPTIFEGVDRNAVIAQEEIFGPVLAIIKAKNFDDALDIANCTEYGLTGSVYSTNRKKLEKAADLFHVGNLYFNRKSTGAMVGAHPFGGFNMSGTDSKAGGRDYLLLFSQAKSISEKIV; from the coding sequence ATGAAACGACCCGAGTTTAGAAACGAAGCATTCCAAGACTTCTCGAACCCTGAGACCCGCGAGAAAATGCAAAAAGCGATTGCAGAGGTAGAAAAAACATTTGGCCGCGAGTATGACTTAGTAATCGGCGGCAAGCATGTAAAAGCAAAGGATCAATTCGCCTCACACAATCCGTCCAATCCCGACGAAGTGCTGGGCCTTTTTCAACTAGGCACGCCAGAAGTTGGCATTAAAGCAATTGAGGCGGCGCTAAAGGCCTTCGAGACATGGCGGTTCACTTCGGCAGAAAAAAGAGCAGAATTTTGCTTCCGCCTGGCCGACAAACTTCGCCAAAGGAGAAACATGTTCGCCGCTTGGCTCATACTTGAGGTCGGAAAATCATGGGTTGAAGCAGATGCCGACATTGCAGAAGCCATTGACCTAGTCGAATTTTACGGCCATGAGGCGTTAAGATATGGTGCACCCCAGCCAGTGACCCCTTACCCTGGCGAGGTACCCAGCCTCCGCTACATCCCGCTCGGCGTTGGAGTTGTAATACCACCATGGAACTTTCCTGTCGCAATAATGGCAGGTATGACGACAGCAGCTTTTGCCGCAGGAAACACAGTGGTACTAAAACCATCGAGTCAAGCTCCGGGCTGTGCAACCAAATTCATGGAGGTATTGGAAGAGCTGGACCTACCGCCAGGGGTAGTGAATCTCGTCACTGGTCCCGGGGGGAAACTAGGCGAAGCGCTTGTGGCGCACCCGAAAACTAGGTTCATCTCATTCACCGGTTCAAAGGAAGTTGGCCTTAGGATAAACGAACTTGCTGCCAGGCACCAGCCTGGTCAGATATGGATTAAACGCGTAGTTGCCGAAATGGGAGGAAAAAATGCCATCATCGTAGACAGCGAGGCGAATCTAGCTTCGGCAATCGAGGGTGTAACAGTTTCCGCATACGGCTATCAGGGCCAAAAATGCTCCGCATGCTCACGTGCCATCGTGCTAAAGGAAGTATATGACGACTTTGTAGACGGCCTTGTCGAGCGGGTGAAAAAAATTACAGTAGGCGACGTCAGAAACCCTGATAATTATATGGGGCCAGTAATCAGCCTAGATGCCATGTCTACAATACTTGACTACATTGAGATTGGTAATCGTGAGGGGAAACTAATACTCGGCGGCAAGAAAATTGAGGAGCTGCCCGGCTACTTTATCGAACCCACGATTTTTGAGGGAGTCGACCGAAACGCCGTTATAGCCCAAGAAGAAATATTTGGTCCAGTGCTGGCAATTATCAAAGCCAAGAATTTCGACGATGCTCTCGATATCGCAAATTGCACGGAATATGGACTCACTGGGTCTGTTTATTCGACTAACAGAAAGAAATTGGAGAAGGCTGCCGATTTGTTCCACGTAGGGAATCTTTACTTCAATCGGAAGTCAACAGGCGCAATGGTTGGAGCACATCCCTTCGGTGGATTCAATATGTCCGGCACAGATTCAAAAGCCGGGGGACGTGACTATCTGCTTTTGTTCAGCCAGGCAAAGAGCATATCCGAGAAGATAGTCTAA
- a CDS encoding RNA-binding protein — translation MVPERGEQLAVKSLYVGNLSYQTTEEELGSLFEPWGPVSDVRIVAGRGFGFVDIPEENAGDAIEQTNGKEYQGRTLTVNEARPRESRGGGFGGGRGGFGGGNRGGDRGRGRERRERW, via the coding sequence ATGGTCCCAGAAAGAGGAGAGCAGTTGGCAGTAAAGTCACTGTATGTAGGCAATTTGTCCTACCAAACCACGGAAGAGGAACTTGGAAGCCTCTTTGAGCCGTGGGGTCCTGTTAGCGATGTAAGAATCGTTGCTGGACGCGGATTCGGATTCGTAGACATCCCTGAGGAAAACGCTGGGGATGCAATCGAGCAGACGAACGGCAAAGAATACCAGGGCCGGACGCTCACCGTAAACGAGGCTAGGCCGAGAGAGAGCCGAGGCGGTGGGTTCGGCGGTGGTCGTGGCGGCTTCGGTGGTGGAAACCGAGGCGGCGACCGTGGCCGAGGGCGCGAGCGCCGAGAGCGCTGGTAA
- a CDS encoding radical SAM protein, translating to MEGILVATYRCNARCHMCNTWQFPTSPEQEMDPKYYERFPRLKFLNITGGEPFLREDLEEIVNIVKPKCDRICISTNGYFTERIVALAEKFKGDIGIRISIEGLPAANDELRGIKDGFDHGLRTLLQLKRMGMKDIGFGITVSDRNAKDLLELYELAKHLKVEFATAIVHNSYYFHKFDNEITKKEEITESFTELIRELFKTKRLKNWYRAYFNHGIINYVNGGKRLLPCNMGTDVFLCEPWGDIKPCNVLDEVMGNIKEQTFEEIWASPRAEEVRKMASNCGKRCWMIGSVAPEIKKRKWYVLKWILKNKWNYKPCFDD from the coding sequence ATGGAAGGCATTCTTGTCGCTACGTACCGCTGCAACGCACGGTGCCATATGTGCAATACCTGGCAATTTCCAACAAGCCCCGAACAGGAAATGGATCCAAAGTACTATGAACGGTTTCCTAGACTTAAGTTCTTGAATATCACAGGCGGCGAACCATTTCTTCGCGAAGACCTTGAAGAGATTGTAAACATTGTTAAGCCAAAATGCGACCGAATATGCATAAGCACAAATGGCTACTTCACAGAGAGGATTGTTGCACTTGCGGAAAAATTCAAAGGAGATATTGGCATACGCATCAGCATCGAAGGTCTTCCCGCGGCGAACGACGAACTTCGCGGCATCAAAGACGGCTTTGACCACGGCTTGCGCACGCTTTTGCAACTTAAGCGCATGGGAATGAAAGATATCGGTTTTGGAATCACCGTTTCCGACCGAAACGCAAAGGATCTATTAGAACTTTATGAGCTGGCAAAGCATCTTAAAGTAGAGTTTGCCACTGCAATTGTTCACAATTCCTATTACTTCCACAAATTTGACAACGAGATTACAAAAAAAGAAGAAATAACGGAATCTTTCACCGAACTGATTCGCGAGCTTTTTAAAACCAAAAGACTGAAAAATTGGTACAGAGCTTACTTCAATCACGGCATCATAAACTATGTAAATGGCGGCAAGCGCCTATTGCCTTGCAATATGGGAACAGATGTCTTTCTCTGCGAGCCCTGGGGCGATATTAAGCCTTGTAACGTGCTTGATGAGGTCATGGGCAATATTAAGGAGCAAACGTTCGAGGAGATATGGGCTAGCCCACGAGCAGAAGAAGTTCGCAAGATGGCATCCAATTGTGGGAAACGATGCTGGATGATAGGAAGCGTCGCCCCAGAGATTAAAAAGCGAAAATGGTACGTCCTAAAATGGATACTCAAGAATAAATGGAACTATAAGCCTTGTTTCGACGATTAA